The following coding sequences lie in one Musa acuminata AAA Group cultivar baxijiao chromosome BXJ3-1, Cavendish_Baxijiao_AAA, whole genome shotgun sequence genomic window:
- the LOC135628566 gene encoding putative wall-associated receptor kinase-like 16: protein MGSTLPPFAFKLLLLTLLQATTTAAAASAPPSPNVVSPGCNDTCGGVSIPYPFGIGDGCFREGFEVTCEVVNGSPTPRAFLGGREGNITVEEIFLPQGQARILNYISWDCFNNTDGWVDGQRPSLDLGDKPFWVSSTENRFTTMGCNVVGILEGGDNYTLGTGCASFCLEGASIASGSCSGTGCCQTTIPEKLDNFTTGLAYFINISSYKDYSPCTYAFIAEQDWFSFNKSDLGNHTFRDKYKDGVPLVMDWVAGNQTCEEAKRNPSYACRSTNSECFKSPSLQGYICNCSTGFQGNPYLQDGCKDIDECSLPTQYPCHGKCSNTFGNYSCLCPKGRSSKDPKSEPCVRDHGIPTSTKIVIGSCVGIVFFITCIFCIILAFQRRKLLREKDKFFHQNGGLRLYEEIRSKEIDTVKIYTKEDIEKATVNFDKSRELGRGGHGTVYKGNLDDGREVAIKRSKVVTDDQSEEFVREMIILSQINHKNIVRLLGCCLEVEIPMLVYEFIPNGTLFEFIHDIDGKLIPLTIRLRIARESAEALAYLHSSASPPIVHGDVKSLNILLDHNYMPKVSDFGASRMMSIDETQFITMVQGTLGYLDPEYLLVRQLTTKSDVYSFGVVLVELITRKKAIYYDGSNQGKGLASSFIEAMKDSRLEEILDDQIMGKENMNVIQDIAELAKECLNMNGDERPTMREVAEKLHMLGGFLQVSSTHHAAEECEALLGESSMSSTLDSVGYHSLENKLGFDVKAGR from the exons ATGGGATCCACGCTGCCACCGTTCGCGTTTAAGCTGTTGTTGTTGACGCTGCTCCAAGCAACAACGACTGCAGCAGCAGCATCGGCACCACCGTCGCCGAACGTGGTGTCACCAGGTTGCAATGATACATGCGGCGGTGTTAGCATCCCGTACCCCTTCGGCATCGGCGATGGGTGTTTCAGGGAAGGCTTCGAGGTCACTTGCGAAGTCGTTAACGGCTCTCCGACTCCCAGAGCTTTCTTGGGCGGCCGCGAGGGGAACATTACAGTTGAGGAGATATTCTTGCCCCAGGGCCAAGCACGCATCCTGAATTACATTAGCTGGGATTGTTTCAACAATACCGACGGCTGGGTGGACGGTCAAAGACCTTCTCTAGACCTTGGCGACAAACCATTTTGGGTATCCAGCACCGAGAACAGGTTCACGACCATGGGCTGCAACGTCGTTGGCATCCTCGAAGGCGGGGACAACTATACATTAGGAACCGGGTGCGCCTCCTTCTGCCTCGAAGGGGCAAGCATCGCAAGCGGATCGTGCTCTGGCACCGGCTGCTGCCAGACCACCATCCCGGAGAAGCTGGACAATTTCACGACCGGGTTGGCctatttcatcaatatttcttcCTACAAGGACTACAGCCCCTGCACCTATGCCTTCATTGCCGAGCAGGACTGGTTCTCGTTCAACAAGTCTGACCTCGGCAACCACACCTTTCGAGACAAGTACAAGGACGGCGTCCCACTCGTGATGGACTGGGTAGCCGGCAACCAGACCTGCGAGGAGGCCAAGAGAAACCCTTCATATGCATGCCGCAGCACCAACAGTGAATGTTTCAAGTCCCCAAGTTTACAAGGCTATATCTGCAATTGCTCCACAGGTTTCCAAGGCAATCCTTACCTCCAGGATGGCTGCAAAG ATATCGACGAGTGCAGCTTACCAACGCAGTATCCATGTCATGGAAAGTGCAGCAACACATTTGGCAACTACAGCTGCTTATGCCCAAAAGGTCGAAGCAGCAAGGACCCTAAATCGGAACCATGTGTCCGAGATCATGGAATTCCGACATCAACGAAGATTGTTATAG GCAGTTGTGTTGGGATTGTCTTCTTCATTACTTGTATCTTCTGCATAATCTTAGCGTTTCAAAGAAGGAAGCTTCTTAGAGAAAAAGATAAATTCTTCCATCAAAATGGAGGATTGAGATTATATGAAGAAATTAGATCAAAGGAAATTGATACTGTCAAAATATATACCAAAGAGGATATAGAGAAAGCAACAGTTAATTTCGATAAGAGTCGAGAACTTGGACGAGGAGGCCATGGCACCGTTTACAAAGGAAACCTAGACGATGGTAGGGAAGTGGCCATCAAGAGGTCTAAGGTAGTCACCGACGACCAAAGTGAAGAATTTGTACGGGAGATGATTATTCTTTCTCAGATCAATCACAAGAACATTGTAAGGCTCTTGGGTTGTTGCTTGGAAGTAGAAATTCCCATGTTGGTTTATGAGTTCATCCCCAATGGAACCCTCTTCGAGTTCATCCATGATATCGATGGGAAACTAATTCCCTTGACTATTCGTCTACGAATAGCCAGAGAATCTGCAGAAGCACTCGCTTACTTGCATTCATCGGCATCCCCACCGATCGTTCATGGAGATGTGAAGTCGCTCAACATACTTCTAGATCATAACTACATGCCAAAGGTATCAGATTTTGGTGCATCGAGGATGATGTCTATAGACGAAACCCAATTCATAACGATGGTCCAGGGAACTCTTGGTTATTTGGACCCAGAGTACTTGTTAGTTCGTCAACTAACAACAAAGAGTGATGTATATAGCTTTGGAGTAGTTTTGGTGGagctcatcacaaggaaaaaagCAATTTATTATGATGGGAGCAATCAAGGAAAAGGTCTTGCCTCAAGCTTCATTGAAGCAATGAAAGATAGCCGACTTGAAGAGATATTGGATGATCAAATCATGGGAAAAGAAAACATGAATGTCATCCAAGATATTGCCGAGCTTGCAAAGGAATGTTTGAACATGAATGGGGATGAAAGGCCTACGATGAGAGAAGTGGCTGAGAAACTGCATATGTTAGGAGGGTTCCTACAGGTCTCTTCAACACACCATGCAGCCGAGGAATGTGAAGCATTGCTTGGTGAATCATCTATGAGCTCTACCTTGGATTCTGTGGGGTACCATAGTTTAGAGAACAAATTGGGGTTTGATGTAAAAGCTGGAAGATGA